A single genomic interval of Syngnathoides biaculeatus isolate LvHL_M chromosome 1, ASM1980259v1, whole genome shotgun sequence harbors:
- the rpa3 gene encoding replication protein A 14 kDa subunit: protein MSTILDAPRPRVNFSLLSRFICKPVCFVGRVEKVHSTGKTFTLADGEGQCVSVELNDALEEELSGIVEVIGIVSNKGAIIASTFTMLREERGILFDLELYNEAVNVIHDFPQHYPFDAAESG from the exons ATGTCAACCATCCTGGATGCTCCTAGACCTCGAGttaatttttctttgctttcacgatttatttgtaagCCCGTCTGTTTCGTCGGACGTGTTGAGAAG GTGCACTCAACTGGAAAAACATTCACTCTCGCGGATGGAGAGGGACAATGTGTGTCTGTTGAACTAAATGACGCT CTTGAAGAAGAGCTGTCTGgaattgtggaagtcattggAATTGTGTCAAACAAAGGAGCTATCATAGCCAGTACATTCACCATGCTCCGAGAAGAGAGAGGCATTCTGTTTG ACCTGGAACTCTACAATGAAGCTGTAAACGTCATCCATGATTTCCCCCAGCATTACCCTTTTGATGCAGCTGAAAGTGGATGA